Proteins encoded together in one Gemmatimonas sp. window:
- a CDS encoding alkaline phosphatase family protein: protein MMRLTLAAPAALALACLSGSARPTPTAAQALPKAITPSLVVLITIDQFRADYLDRYPGQLTGGLARLARIGARFDNAHHDHAITETAPGHATLLSGRFPRSTGIMLNRVGVEDKAFPLVAGGYGTGASPARFVGTTLADWMKSANSKTKTLSVSMKDRGAILPIGRSKSDVYWYSIDGRFLTSTYYRKDLPAWVREFNERVPVKAYAGRTWSLLLADSAYHEPDSVSVEMGGRNFVFPHKLTDDLIDAGSEIRITPYMDDLTVEFALHGVNAMELGKGPHTDLLAMSLSATDVIGHNYGPDSREMHDQVLRVDRTIGLFLDSLYKLRDSTKITIVVTADHGVGSIPEIAPASIQPRPLRVSLYDLMPATVARLQAKKLDTFAIDLDVQILLANRAAFRKQTDLDMIVNAFADDARKVPGVARVDRFATLVADTLGDDIARRWAHQFPATSAIELVVTLTPLSTWGGNVASHGSPREYDSHVPLIFAGAGIKPGTHSQFVRTVDLAPTLAELLGVKPAERLDGVPLKDALRWPR from the coding sequence ATGATGCGACTGACTCTCGCGGCCCCCGCCGCGCTCGCGCTGGCCTGCCTCTCCGGTTCGGCCCGTCCCACGCCGACGGCGGCGCAAGCGCTCCCGAAAGCGATTACGCCGTCGCTGGTCGTGCTGATCACGATCGACCAGTTCCGCGCCGACTATCTCGACCGCTATCCCGGTCAGCTCACGGGTGGACTGGCACGGCTGGCGCGAATCGGTGCCCGGTTCGACAACGCGCATCATGATCACGCCATCACGGAGACCGCCCCCGGGCATGCCACGCTGTTGTCGGGCCGCTTCCCGCGCTCCACGGGGATCATGCTCAACCGCGTCGGCGTGGAGGACAAAGCCTTTCCACTCGTCGCCGGCGGCTACGGCACCGGCGCCTCGCCAGCGCGCTTCGTCGGCACCACGCTCGCGGACTGGATGAAGAGCGCCAACAGTAAGACGAAGACGCTATCTGTCTCGATGAAGGATCGCGGCGCGATTCTGCCGATCGGCAGGTCGAAGAGCGATGTGTACTGGTATTCGATAGACGGGCGTTTTCTCACCAGCACGTACTACCGCAAGGATCTGCCGGCGTGGGTGCGTGAGTTCAACGAACGCGTGCCGGTCAAGGCGTACGCCGGCCGCACGTGGTCGTTGCTGCTCGCCGACAGTGCCTATCACGAGCCGGACAGCGTGAGCGTGGAGATGGGTGGGCGTAATTTCGTCTTTCCGCACAAGCTCACCGACGACCTGATCGACGCCGGCAGCGAGATCCGCATTACGCCGTACATGGACGACCTCACGGTGGAATTCGCGCTGCACGGCGTGAATGCGATGGAGCTCGGCAAGGGACCGCACACCGACCTGCTGGCCATGTCCCTGTCGGCCACCGATGTGATCGGCCACAACTACGGCCCCGACTCGCGCGAGATGCACGATCAGGTGCTCCGGGTGGATCGCACCATCGGCCTCTTCCTCGACTCGCTCTACAAGCTGCGCGACTCCACGAAGATCACGATCGTCGTGACCGCCGATCACGGCGTGGGCAGCATTCCCGAGATCGCGCCGGCGTCCATTCAACCGCGCCCGCTCCGTGTCTCACTGTATGACTTGATGCCGGCCACCGTCGCCCGCTTGCAGGCCAAGAAGCTCGACACGTTCGCGATCGATCTCGACGTGCAGATCCTGCTCGCCAATCGCGCGGCGTTCCGGAAGCAGACCGATCTCGACATGATCGTGAACGCTTTCGCCGATGACGCCCGTAAGGTGCCGGGGGTCGCACGGGTCGACCGCTTCGCGACCCTGGTGGCCGACACGCTTGGCGACGACATCGCGCGACGCTGGGCGCATCAGTTCCCCGCGACGTCGGCGATCGAACTGGTGGTCACGCTGACTCCGCTTAGCACGTGGGGGGGAAACGTGGCCTCACACGGCTCGCCGCGGGAGTATGACTCGCACGTCCCGTTGATCTTCGCCGGTGCCGGTATCAAGCCGGGCACGCACTCCCAGTTCGTGCGCACCGTCGACCTGGCACCGACACTCGCCGAACTGCTTGGCGTCAAACCCGCGGAGCGCCTCGACGGCGTCCCGCTGAAAGACGCGCTGCGTTGGCCGCGCTGA
- a CDS encoding aminotransferase class I/II-fold pyridoxal phosphate-dependent enzyme has translation MPTTAQRLSVFSESVIRGTTRLANQHGAINLSQGFPDFDPPEVLLAGLERATRGPFHQYAVTWGAPRFRTALAKKISHFSGIEVDPDAELVVTCGSTEAMMVAMMTACNPGDKVIVFSPFYENYAADAILSGAEPIYVPLHPPHFNFDEDVLAAAFAQRPKAIVVCNPSNPSGKVFTREELLIILKYAQQYDTWVIMDEPYEHIIYAPHTHTYFNTLPGAFERTITCNSLSKTYSITGWRLGYVHAPAGVIAQAKKVHDFLTVGAAAPLMEAAVGALELPDSYYHGLTERYSAKREIFLDILRSTGLPFTEPQGAYYVMVDITALGFANDTLASEWLIKEIGVAGVPGSSFFREPVNHLIRFHFAKREETLRAAGERLEGLSVRVNAGR, from the coding sequence ATGCCAACGACTGCCCAGCGTCTCTCCGTCTTCAGCGAATCCGTGATTCGCGGCACCACTCGCCTCGCGAATCAGCACGGCGCGATAAACTTGTCGCAGGGATTTCCGGACTTCGATCCACCGGAAGTGCTGCTCGCGGGGCTGGAGCGCGCCACGCGCGGGCCATTCCATCAGTATGCGGTGACGTGGGGCGCGCCGCGCTTCCGCACCGCGCTGGCGAAGAAGATCTCGCACTTCAGCGGCATCGAAGTTGATCCGGACGCCGAACTCGTGGTCACCTGCGGCAGCACGGAGGCGATGATGGTGGCTATGATGACCGCCTGCAATCCGGGCGACAAGGTGATCGTCTTCTCGCCGTTCTACGAGAACTACGCCGCCGACGCGATTCTCTCCGGCGCCGAGCCGATCTACGTGCCATTGCATCCGCCGCACTTCAACTTCGACGAAGACGTGCTGGCCGCCGCGTTCGCGCAGCGTCCCAAAGCGATCGTGGTATGCAACCCGTCGAACCCGAGCGGCAAGGTGTTCACGCGCGAGGAGCTGCTGATCATCCTCAAGTACGCGCAGCAGTACGACACCTGGGTGATCATGGACGAGCCGTATGAGCACATCATCTACGCGCCGCACACGCACACCTACTTCAATACCCTGCCGGGCGCCTTCGAGCGTACGATCACCTGCAATTCGCTGTCGAAGACGTACTCGATCACCGGCTGGCGTCTGGGTTATGTGCACGCGCCGGCCGGTGTCATCGCGCAGGCGAAGAAAGTGCACGACTTCCTCACTGTCGGCGCAGCGGCGCCGCTCATGGAGGCGGCGGTGGGCGCCCTCGAACTTCCCGATTCGTATTATCACGGTCTCACCGAGCGCTATAGCGCCAAGCGCGAGATCTTCCTCGATATTCTGCGCAGCACCGGATTGCCGTTCACCGAGCCGCAGGGCGCCTACTACGTGATGGTCGACATCACCGCGCTCGGCTTTGCCAACGACACGCTGGCCTCGGAATGGCTGATCAAGGAGATCGGGGTAGCCGGCGTGCCGGGCTCGAGCTTCTTCCGCGAACCGGTGAATCATCTCATCCGTTTTCACTTTGCCAAGCGTGAAGAGACGCTCAGGGCGGCCGGTGAACGGCTGGAGGGGCTCTCGGTACGGGTGAACGCGGGACGGTAA
- a CDS encoding DUF4956 domain-containing protein — protein MTTTVKRADAGTRVVVRAIVYYIVLIGGATLLWRFLPHSSAAIPASLEALLGTGTEPEPRVVPPLDDVTLAVTVAVAMAAAVLLSLPVAWVYLLTRAKRGYQQSVVQLLVILPTVVAGIVLLVKYSLALAFSLAGIVAAVRFRNTLDDSKDAVYVFLATAIGLSSAVNLPVAAVLSIGFNAVTLILWYTDFGSAPVEMDGRIAERRLSRAKNLARTGTFVARVDDEVLKNMTREQLEGIAERAWKRAQANNHTGEMQAVVEERILRVQTENATALRRVLEPRLQEFTKSWRFGSMESTDGVSVLEYRIQLRKKTGPEELLALVRAAGSTQVASAEVV, from the coding sequence GTGACGACCACTGTGAAACGGGCCGATGCCGGTACGCGCGTGGTCGTACGCGCCATCGTGTACTACATCGTCCTCATCGGCGGTGCGACGCTGCTCTGGCGGTTCCTGCCGCACAGCTCGGCCGCTATTCCCGCGTCACTCGAAGCGCTGCTGGGCACCGGCACCGAGCCGGAGCCGCGCGTTGTGCCACCGCTCGACGACGTCACGCTGGCGGTCACGGTCGCGGTGGCGATGGCCGCGGCGGTGCTGCTGTCACTGCCGGTGGCGTGGGTGTACCTGCTCACGCGGGCCAAGCGCGGGTATCAGCAGTCGGTGGTACAGCTGCTGGTCATTCTGCCCACGGTGGTCGCGGGCATCGTGTTGCTCGTGAAGTACTCGCTGGCGCTGGCCTTCAGTCTGGCCGGTATCGTGGCCGCCGTGCGCTTTCGCAACACACTCGACGACAGCAAGGACGCCGTGTACGTGTTTCTCGCTACGGCAATCGGTTTGTCATCGGCGGTGAACCTGCCGGTCGCGGCCGTGCTGTCGATCGGCTTCAACGCGGTCACGCTGATTCTGTGGTACACCGACTTCGGCAGTGCACCGGTCGAGATGGACGGACGCATCGCGGAGCGCCGACTCAGCCGCGCCAAGAACCTCGCGCGCACCGGCACGTTCGTGGCGCGCGTGGACGACGAGGTGCTCAAGAACATGACACGTGAGCAGCTCGAAGGCATCGCCGAGCGGGCCTGGAAGCGCGCGCAGGCCAACAATCATACGGGCGAGATGCAGGCCGTCGTGGAAGAGCGCATTCTCCGCGTGCAGACCGAGAATGCGACGGCGCTGCGACGGGTGCTCGAGCCCCGTTTGCAGGAGTTCACGAAGTCGTGGCGCTTCGGCAGCATGGAGTCGACCGATGGCGTGTCGGTGCTCGAGTATCGGATTCAGCTGCGCAAGAAGACCGGACCCGAGGAGCTGCTCGCGCTCGTGCGTGCGGCGGGGTCGACGCAGGTCGCCAGCGCGGAAGTGGTATGA
- a CDS encoding response regulator transcription factor, producing the protein MSPALLSEGLDPDSILVVEDDADLRDVLVHTLGTICRSVRTASTFSDAVRECTVRAPDLVLLDLGLPDGDGADLLLRLRGITDVPIIVLSGRAEEEEKVALLDAGADDFIIKPCGAGELLARVRGQMRRSATSTAARSWARITTDGVEIDLVAQRVVRHGEPQRLTPTEWALLRALVLHAGRALSPRELWDLVWAREFGDFATHVRVHMTHLRRKVEPDPSVPRLIITEPGVGYRFVGPG; encoded by the coding sequence ATGTCGCCCGCACTGCTTTCGGAAGGGCTTGACCCGGACTCGATCCTCGTCGTCGAAGATGACGCGGATCTCCGGGATGTGCTCGTGCACACCCTCGGCACGATCTGCCGTTCGGTCCGTACCGCGTCCACGTTCTCCGACGCCGTGCGTGAATGCACCGTCAGGGCGCCGGATTTGGTGCTGCTCGATCTCGGGCTGCCCGATGGCGACGGCGCCGACCTGCTGCTACGACTGCGTGGCATCACTGACGTGCCGATCATCGTGCTGTCCGGGCGGGCGGAAGAGGAGGAAAAAGTGGCGCTGCTCGATGCCGGCGCCGACGATTTCATCATCAAGCCCTGTGGTGCCGGCGAGTTGCTGGCCCGTGTGCGCGGGCAGATGCGACGCTCGGCCACGTCAACGGCGGCTCGTTCGTGGGCGCGCATCACCACCGACGGCGTCGAAATCGACCTCGTCGCGCAACGCGTGGTCCGGCACGGTGAGCCGCAGCGACTCACACCCACCGAATGGGCGCTGCTGCGCGCCCTCGTGTTGCATGCCGGGCGTGCGCTGTCCCCGCGCGAGTTGTGGGATCTCGTGTGGGCCCGTGAGTTCGGTGACTTCGCCACACACGTGCGCGTACACATGACACACCTGCGACGGAAAGTCGAACCCGATCCGTCGGTACCGCGCCTGATCATCACCGAGCCGGGCGTGGGCTATCGATTCGTTGGCCCCGGCTAG
- a CDS encoding alpha/beta hydrolase, whose product MKLARWLMGAFVLAVPLLLGLATVWAPDKPVAMLTARWAPPPSRFLALSGMQVHLRDEGPRSDSVPIVLVHGTSASLHTWDGWAASLRGAHRVIRFDLPGFGLTGPSPEQDYTLAAYTRITLRLLDSLGVSRFAIAGNSLGGEVAWHVAAAAPERVAALILVDAVGYPIVSQNVPIGFRMARTQGLAWLFTRILPRSVVESSVRSVYGDPSRVTDSLVTRYYELTLREGNRGSLPRRFAQSKDGADSATIATLRVPTLIMWGGRDGLIPPDHAGRFARDIPGSRIQLFPDLGHVPHEEDPVRTAAAARGFLECAACPSGR is encoded by the coding sequence ATGAAGCTGGCGCGTTGGCTGATGGGGGCATTCGTGCTGGCCGTACCGCTCCTGCTCGGACTCGCCACTGTCTGGGCACCCGACAAGCCGGTCGCGATGCTGACCGCGCGCTGGGCGCCGCCGCCTTCGCGCTTTCTGGCGCTCAGCGGCATGCAGGTGCATCTACGCGACGAGGGGCCGCGTTCCGATTCGGTGCCGATCGTGCTGGTACACGGCACATCGGCCAGCTTGCATACCTGGGACGGCTGGGCCGCCTCGCTGCGCGGCGCGCACCGCGTGATCCGCTTCGATCTGCCCGGCTTCGGCCTCACGGGCCCATCGCCCGAGCAGGACTACACACTCGCTGCGTACACGCGTATCACCCTGCGGCTGCTCGACTCGCTCGGGGTGTCGCGCTTTGCCATCGCGGGTAATTCACTCGGCGGCGAGGTGGCGTGGCATGTCGCAGCCGCCGCACCGGAGCGCGTGGCGGCGCTGATTCTGGTGGATGCCGTGGGCTATCCGATTGTCTCGCAGAACGTGCCGATCGGCTTCCGCATGGCGCGCACCCAAGGACTGGCATGGCTCTTCACGCGTATCCTGCCGCGCAGCGTGGTCGAGTCGAGCGTGCGCAGCGTGTACGGTGATCCGTCGCGCGTGACCGATTCGCTCGTCACGCGCTACTACGAGCTCACATTGCGTGAAGGCAATCGCGGGTCACTGCCTCGTCGCTTCGCGCAGAGTAAAGATGGCGCAGATTCGGCGACCATTGCAACGCTCCGCGTGCCCACACTCATCATGTGGGGCGGGCGCGACGGACTCATCCCGCCTGATCACGCGGGACGCTTCGCACGCGACATTCCCGGCAGCCGCATTCAACTCTTTCCTGACCTGGGCCATGTACCGCACGAGGAGGACCCCGTGAGGACTGCCGCCGCAGCGCGCGGCTTTCTCGAGTGCGCCGCGTGTCCTTCAGGTCGCTAA
- a CDS encoding arylamine N-acetyltransferase — protein sequence MLPDTLRDELCARLGVALGAPTETQLARVYAAWCRQVPFDNVRKLIALREAHVPPLPGSSAVDFFTHWLSDGTGGTCWSSSHALFTLLTALGFTARRIAGSMRDTGIVTHGSVIVTIDEQEWLADSSALTSRPVPISGDAYRDTDPVFATEWQREGDTHVLRFAGAPGPELTPCRFLVDPTDTTYVHQRYELSRTFGPFNHFTYARRSVRDGFVVLRGPVRYHRTAQGMASSTLDRDGILHVLAHDIGISPAMLRQYEACGALDLNFLPLPQ from the coding sequence ATGCTCCCGGACACCCTGCGCGATGAGCTGTGCGCGCGACTCGGCGTGGCGCTCGGAGCGCCGACCGAGACGCAGCTGGCACGGGTGTATGCCGCGTGGTGTCGGCAGGTCCCGTTCGACAACGTGCGCAAGTTGATTGCGCTGCGCGAAGCACACGTGCCGCCGCTCCCTGGATCGAGCGCTGTCGACTTCTTCACGCATTGGCTCTCCGACGGAACCGGCGGCACGTGCTGGTCGTCAAGCCACGCACTGTTTACGCTGCTCACGGCCCTCGGGTTCACGGCGAGACGTATCGCCGGCTCCATGCGTGATACCGGAATCGTCACGCACGGCAGCGTCATTGTGACCATCGACGAACAAGAGTGGCTGGCCGACTCGTCCGCGCTCACGAGCCGACCCGTCCCGATCTCGGGCGATGCGTATCGCGACACCGATCCGGTATTCGCGACCGAGTGGCAACGTGAGGGCGACACCCACGTCCTGCGGTTCGCGGGCGCACCGGGGCCTGAGCTGACCCCGTGTCGGTTTCTGGTGGATCCCACCGACACGACCTACGTACACCAACGCTACGAGCTCTCGCGTACCTTCGGCCCGTTCAATCACTTCACGTATGCGCGCCGCAGTGTACGCGACGGGTTCGTGGTGCTACGCGGACCGGTGCGCTATCACCGCACGGCACAGGGCATGGCTTCGAGCACGCTCGACCGCGACGGCATCCTTCACGTCCTGGCACACGATATCGGCATCTCCCCCGCCATGCTCCGGCAGTACGAGGCGTGCGGCGCGCTCGATCTGAACTTCCTGCCCCTGCCGCAATGA
- a CDS encoding DUF3429 domain-containing protein: MPTRTFWLISGSGLAPFLVCLIIAYGTPDVSALHDAAVRTFLVYAALTLSFLGGARWGAELTRAPDAPNLRRMVAAAAPSVVGLAALLPQTPLKVALGLAMLSGGIQLAWDVAASREGLLPPWNARVRTVMTAAGTLCSLALWPAIA, encoded by the coding sequence ATGCCTACCCGCACCTTCTGGCTGATCAGCGGATCGGGGCTCGCCCCCTTCCTCGTGTGCCTCATCATTGCATACGGCACACCCGATGTCAGCGCGCTGCACGACGCCGCTGTCCGGACTTTTCTCGTGTACGCCGCGCTCACGCTCAGCTTTCTGGGCGGAGCGCGCTGGGGTGCCGAACTCACCCGGGCACCCGATGCGCCGAACCTGCGGCGCATGGTCGCGGCGGCAGCACCGTCGGTGGTCGGCTTGGCAGCGCTGTTGCCGCAAACACCGCTCAAAGTCGCACTCGGCTTGGCTATGCTCAGTGGTGGCATCCAGCTCGCGTGGGATGTCGCCGCCTCTCGCGAAGGGCTGCTGCCACCCTGGAATGCTCGTGTACGCACCGTGATGACGGCTGCCGGCACGCTCTGCAGTCTCGCGCTGTGGCCCGCGATCGCATGA
- a CDS encoding NAD(P)-dependent alcohol dehydrogenase → MTQTLGFAAFSAAAPLGPWSFERRAPGPNDVQIQILFCGICHSDLHTVRGEWGPIAYPQVPGHEIVGRVVSTGADVTRFKAGDMVGVGCIVDSCRTCPSCEEGLEQYCEGGMTGTYGGVEKQTGLPTQGGYANAIVVDDRYVLHIPEGMDPAGAAPLLCAGITTFSPLRHWKVGPGSRVGVVGLGGLGHMAVKLAAAMGAHVVVLTTSPSKVDDAKRLGAHEVVISSDAAAMKSARNSLDLIIDTVSASHDLEAEFALLKRDGAVCLLGGTPEAHRYPGAFSFIMKRKKLAGSLIGGIPETQEMLDFCAAHNIVADIEVVAASAINEAYERMLKADVKYRFVIDISTLEA, encoded by the coding sequence ATGACTCAAACTCTCGGTTTTGCCGCGTTCAGCGCGGCTGCTCCCCTCGGTCCGTGGAGCTTCGAGCGCCGTGCACCCGGCCCGAACGATGTGCAGATCCAGATTCTCTTCTGCGGCATCTGCCATTCCGACCTGCACACCGTGCGGGGTGAATGGGGCCCGATCGCCTATCCGCAGGTGCCGGGGCACGAAATTGTGGGCCGGGTCGTGTCGACCGGCGCTGACGTCACGCGGTTCAAGGCGGGCGACATGGTGGGCGTGGGCTGCATCGTCGATAGCTGCCGCACCTGCCCCTCCTGCGAAGAAGGGCTCGAGCAGTACTGCGAAGGTGGCATGACCGGCACGTATGGCGGCGTCGAAAAGCAGACGGGCCTGCCCACGCAGGGCGGCTACGCGAACGCGATCGTGGTCGACGACCGCTATGTGCTGCATATCCCTGAGGGCATGGACCCGGCCGGTGCCGCGCCGCTGCTCTGTGCCGGCATCACTACCTTCTCGCCGCTCCGCCACTGGAAGGTCGGTCCCGGCAGCCGCGTTGGTGTGGTCGGCCTCGGCGGACTGGGACACATGGCAGTGAAGCTGGCCGCCGCGATGGGCGCGCATGTTGTGGTGCTCACGACCTCGCCGTCCAAGGTCGACGACGCCAAACGCCTCGGCGCCCACGAGGTCGTGATTTCGTCGGACGCGGCGGCCATGAAGTCCGCGCGAAACTCGCTCGACCTCATCATCGACACGGTCAGCGCGTCGCACGATCTGGAGGCCGAGTTCGCTCTACTCAAGCGGGACGGCGCCGTCTGCCTGCTGGGCGGCACGCCCGAGGCGCATCGCTACCCCGGCGCCTTCTCGTTCATCATGAAGCGGAAGAAGCTGGCCGGTTCGCTCATCGGTGGCATCCCGGAAACGCAGGAAATGCTCGACTTCTGCGCGGCCCACAACATCGTCGCCGACATCGAAGTCGTCGCTGCATCGGCCATCAATGAGGCCTACGAGCGCATGCTCAAAGCCGACGTGAAGTACCGCTTCGTGATCGATATCAGCACGCTCGAAGCCTGA
- a CDS encoding DUF4118 domain-containing protein produces the protein MRSTAHTWVIWLGLYAMATLFFIRLDELPELRTSHGILVYLLLIIGASRQGGRWLSLVMVALGYIAVDALFVPPRFGFGTERRFDPLILIGFLITGVVISQLFAGLQRAARLANERSAEVARLSDARVQLEREVSAARVLRDADRLKNALLLSLSHDLRSPVATLALLSDPESAFTPDAAMPRISDQAERLGEFIQTLQRFANSGAGSPLEMARHDAEALVQTALRSSEALLVARDVQVTWPIGAPLGVYCDFTLALQVLGNLLQNAARYSPPGTPIEVAILPAAHLTEIVVADRGPGVNDADVERIFSPLNRHASPLDPHQERMGMGLSIARTFARAQRGDVRYRARDGGGSEFVLVVASASASASAIEANAI, from the coding sequence ATGCGGTCGACGGCCCATACATGGGTGATCTGGCTGGGCCTCTACGCCATGGCCACCCTGTTCTTCATCCGCCTCGACGAGCTTCCGGAGCTCCGCACGTCGCACGGCATCTTGGTGTATCTGCTGCTCATCATCGGCGCCAGCCGACAGGGCGGCCGTTGGCTCTCCCTCGTGATGGTCGCGCTCGGCTACATCGCCGTCGATGCGCTCTTCGTGCCGCCACGGTTCGGATTCGGCACCGAGCGGCGGTTCGACCCGCTCATTTTGATCGGGTTTCTGATCACCGGCGTCGTGATCTCGCAGCTGTTCGCGGGGCTGCAACGCGCGGCGCGGCTGGCGAACGAACGATCAGCGGAGGTGGCTCGCCTCAGTGATGCCCGCGTGCAGCTCGAGCGCGAAGTATCGGCGGCGCGGGTCCTGCGTGACGCCGATCGTCTCAAGAACGCGCTTCTGCTGTCGCTCTCGCACGACCTCCGCTCGCCGGTGGCTACGCTCGCGCTGCTGTCGGATCCGGAGTCGGCCTTCACGCCCGACGCGGCGATGCCTCGGATAAGCGATCAGGCCGAACGCCTTGGCGAGTTCATTCAGACGCTACAGCGGTTCGCGAATTCCGGCGCCGGCTCCCCACTCGAGATGGCACGCCATGACGCCGAGGCGCTGGTGCAGACGGCGCTTCGTTCATCGGAAGCGCTGCTGGTCGCGCGCGACGTGCAGGTCACGTGGCCGATCGGTGCACCGCTCGGTGTATACTGCGACTTCACACTGGCGCTGCAAGTGCTGGGCAATCTGCTGCAGAACGCCGCGCGCTACTCCCCACCGGGAACGCCGATCGAGGTGGCGATCCTTCCCGCCGCGCATCTCACCGAGATCGTCGTGGCCGATCGCGGCCCAGGCGTGAACGACGCCGACGTGGAGCGGATCTTTTCCCCGCTCAACCGACACGCCTCACCGCTCGATCCGCACCAGGAGCGCATGGGCATGGGACTGTCGATTGCGCGCACGTTCGCCCGGGCCCAGCGCGGCGATGTGCGCTATCGCGCGCGCGATGGCGGGGGGTCGGAATTCGTGCTGGTAGTCGCGTCAGCCTCTGCGTCAGCCTCAGCGATCGAGGCCAACGCTATTTGA
- a CDS encoding DUF4334 domain-containing protein encodes MAALSDARRITLAEALARFDALPAVTTAEMLGEWRGSGVPTGHDMDGLLETYAWYGKSFLSDEAVHPLVFRTRAGEKYAIDPRLIPLSLSRYHALSRHIVARALFTLATPLLRTRTPRARLRAVTYRGVTTAAMVYDHLPIIDCFRRVDDDTVLGAMDIRGAAPFFFQLERDA; translated from the coding sequence TTGGCCGCGCTGAGCGACGCGCGGCGCATCACGTTGGCCGAGGCGCTGGCGCGCTTCGATGCGTTGCCGGCCGTGACGACAGCGGAGATGCTGGGCGAGTGGCGCGGCTCCGGCGTGCCCACCGGTCACGACATGGACGGGTTGCTCGAGACCTATGCGTGGTATGGCAAGTCGTTCCTGAGCGACGAGGCCGTCCATCCGCTCGTGTTTCGCACGCGGGCGGGCGAGAAGTACGCCATCGATCCGCGCCTGATTCCGCTGTCACTGTCGCGCTACCACGCGCTGAGCCGGCACATCGTGGCGCGCGCGCTCTTTACGTTGGCCACGCCGCTGCTGCGCACGCGCACTCCGCGGGCGCGATTGCGCGCCGTGACCTACCGGGGCGTGACCACGGCCGCGATGGTGTATGATCACCTACCGATTATCGACTGCTTCCGGCGGGTCGACGACGATACCGTGCTCGGCGCCATGGATATCCGCGGAGCCGCACCATTCTTCTTCCAGTTGGAGCGGGACGCATGA